GTCGGCGGCGTGAATCGCGGCCTTCACCGCCCTGCCCGTGTCGTCGAAATCCAGATGGCTCTGGCCCGCTTCCGAAAGGTCATAAGCCTGGCGGAACTGGTGCAACAGCCACAGCACCTTCTGGTGGTGCGGGATCAGATAGGCCGGGAACTTCAGCCCGATCACGCGATCCACGTTGTAGAGCCGCATGCCCTTGGAGATCAGCATCTCCTCAACCAGCCGCTCGGCCGGTTCCCAGGTGAACGGGACACGGGCAAGCTCGGACTGCACGCCGGGCGTGGCGTTCAGGCGGCGGACCAGATGGTCGGCCAGCTCCTCGGCGCCGCCGCGCTGGAACGGCGCGGCATTGTTGACGACCAGAACCTTCATGCGGGCGTTCTCACGAGGTCAGGCGCTCCACCACGGTGCTCCAGTCGATCTTCATCTCGGCCAGCCGGTTCAGCGAAGCGGTCCCCATCTTGGCCACAGCGAGCTTGTCGGCATGCAGCCGGTCGAACTGCTCAGCCAAGGCGCGTGCATCCGGCGCGCTGATCAGACCGTTACGGCCATGCTCGACCAGTTCCAGCACCCCGCCGGAGTCGGTTGTCGTGATCACCGGCTTGCGGGCGTGGGCGCCTTCCAGCGAGGGATAGCCGTAGCTGTCCTCGTCCTTGGGCAGATAGGCCACGGCCAAGGCCTGCTTGAGCATATCGGCCTTCTCTTCCTCGCTGATCCAGCGATCCTCGAGAATGACCCGATCCGCCACGCCCAGGTCGTGGGTCATCTTCACCAGCTGGCGGCCATACTCGGGACTGGACGCCGTGCCCGCCAGACGCAGCTTCACGCCGGTCTTCACGTACTGCATGGCCTCGATCATCAGCGCCTGGCGCTTGTGCGGCTCCAGCCGAGAGATGGCGACGATCTCGTCGCCATAACCGGTGTGGCTGAAGCGTTCGGGCTGATAGATCGGCGGGTAAAGCGGCGTGGCGTCCAGGCCATTGAAGGCCTTCAAGCGGTCGGCCACCACCTGGGAGTTGGTGAACACCGCCCGCGCCTCGGAAATCGCCTGGGTGTCCAGCGCGCGGAGATTGTCGCGAACGGCGCGGTAGTGCGCGTCGTCAGGCATGCCGCGATAGGGCGTGTCCCAAAGGTCGTAGAAGGTGCGGATATGGTGGATGAACCACAGCACCTTGTTCGGGTGGTCCACCACATAGGCCGGCGGCCGGAAGCAGATCACCCGGTCGCACCACTGCGTCAGGTCCATCATCCGCCAAGCGGCGATCTGGTGCAGGATCTCGTTCGGATCGTCGACAAACGGCAGATAGAAGCGCTCGACCTCGTGGCCGGCCTCGACCAGCTTTTCCTCGAGCCACTCGACGATGAAGCGCGCCCCGCCGTTGATGAACGGCACGATCGAGGACAGCAGGACGATGCGCATCGGCTAGACCAGCACCTGATCCAGCGCCGCGACGACGCGGTCGATGTCGGCCTCGCTCAGCCCGGCGTGGGTCGGCAGGTTCAGGCCATCCGCGCCGCAGGCTTCGGCGACCTTCAGGTCGTCCGTGGCCAGATGGGCGTAAGGCGGCATGATGTGCATCGGATGGAACACAGGGCGGCTCTCGATGCCCATCGCCTCCAGATCCTTGATCACCTGGTCGCGAGAGGTCGAAAGGCCTTCGCCCAGCCGCACCGTGTACATCCAGAACACGTGACGGCCGGTCGACTCCACGTGGGGCTTGATCACCCGGTTGCCCAGACGCGCCAGCTTCTGTTCGTACCAGGCCACCACCTTTTCGCGCGCGGCCAGGTGCTCGTCGACCCGTTCCAGCTGCGCCAAGCCGATCGCGGCCTGGATGTTGGTCATGCGATAGTTGAAGCCAACGACGGGAAACCAGTAGCGGCGGTTCGGGTCCATGCCCTGGCTGCGGTACAGGCGCATCGTCGCGGCCAGTTCATCGTTGTTCGTCGTGATCATCCCGCCCTCGCCGGTGGTGATGATCTTGTTGCCGAAGAAGCTGAAGGTCGCGCAGTCGCCCAGCGCGCCGGACATCTTGCCCTTGTAGGACGCGCCGACGGCTTCAGCAGCGTCCTCGATGACCATCAGGCCGTGCTTCTTGGCGATCTCCAGGATCGGGTCCATGTCGGCGACCTGGCCGTAAAGGTGCACCGGCATGATGGCCTTGGTGCGCGGCGTGATCTTGGCCTCGATCAGCGCGGGATCGATGTTGAAGGTGCGCGGATCGTTGTCGACCAGCACCACCGTACCGCCGCAATAGGTCACCGCGTTGCACGAGGCGATATAGGTCAGGCTGGGGATGATCACCTCGTCGCCCGGCCCGATCCCCATGGCCACCAGCGCGAGATGCAAGGCCGTCGTGCCGTTGTTGCAGGCGATCGCGTGCTTCACGCCGCAGTAGTCGGCGAAGGCGCGTTCGAAATCGGTGATGAAGCGGCCCGCCGACGAGATCCACGTCGAGTCCAGGCACTCCAGCACGTAATCGCGCTCGTTGCCGTCCAGGCGCGGCGCGGCGACGGAAATGCGCGGCAGGTCACTCACGAACGGTCTCCTTTGATCTTGGCCGGCACGCCGATCGCGAGGACCGCGTCCGGAAGGTCACGCACGACGACGCCCCCGGCGCCGACGATCGTATCGGCGCCGATCGACACGCCGGGTATGGCCCGGGCGCCCACGCCGAGAAAAGCCCGCTCCCCCACGGTCACCCCCCCGGCCAGCGCCGAGGCGGGCCCCAGATGGCAGGCTTCGGCCAGGCGGCAGTCATGATCCACCACGGCCCCGGTATTGATGATCGCCAGATCGTCGATCCGGCTGTCGGCATTGATCGCAACCCCCGCCATCACCGCGATCCCCTCGCCCAGACGCGCAGTCGGCGAGATCACGGCCGAAGGATGGATGGCGTTGACCAGCGAAAACCCTTGCTCGCGCGCTTTGCGCCCCAGCTTCTGACGAAGCCGGTTGTCGCCGATCGCCACGAACAGTCTCGAAAACCCCTTCTCGCGCAGCCCCGGCAGCGCCAGGTCGTCGCCCACCACGGGAACGCCCAGAACCTGGCGGGGCGTCGGATCGGCGTCGACGATGGCGGCCACCGTCTCCCCGCGAGCCCGCAAGCTCTCGATGGCCACCTTGGCGTGGCCGCCGCCGCCGATGATGACGACGCCCCCGATGTCGAGGGTGGCGCTCATCAGTTGCGCGAACGCCGGGCGATGTCGGCGTCGACCATTTCGGCGATCATCTCCTGCATGGTCGTCTTCGGCTCCCAGCCCAGCTTGGCCTTGGCCTTGGCCGGATCACCCAGCAGCAGGTCCACCTCGGCCGGACGCAGGAACTTCGGATTGACCGTCACGTGGTCCTGATAGTTCAGGCCGACGTGGGCGAAGGCCACTTCGCACATCTGGCGCACGGTCCAGGTCTTGCCGGTCGCGACGACGTAGTCGTCCGGCGTTTCCTGTTGCAGCATCAGCCACATGGCCTCGACATAGTCCTTGGCGTGGCCCCAGTCGCGCTGGGCGTCGAGATTGCCGAGGTCGACCGTCTTCTGCTGGCCCAGCTTGATGGCCGCCACCGCGTCGGTGACCTTGCGGGTCACGAACTCGATGCCGCGCAGCGGGCTTTCGTGGTTGAACAGGATGCCGGCCGAGGCGTGCAGGCCGAAGCTCTCGCGGTAGTTCACCGTCATCCAGTGGGCGTAGAGCTTGGCCACGGCGTAGGGCGAGCGCGGATAGAACGGCGTCGTCTCCGACTGGATCGGATGCTGCACCAGACCGTACATCTCCGACGAGGAGGCCTGGTAGAAGCGGGCCTGCGGGCATTCCAGGCGCACGGCTTCCAGCATGTTGGTCGTGCCCAGGCCCGTCACCGAACCGGTCAGGTGCGGCTGGTCCCACGAGGCGCCGACAAAGCTCTGGGCGGCGAGGTTGTAGACCTCGTCGGGCTGCAGGCGGCGCACTAGGCGCGCCAGGCCGCCGGCGTCCAGAAGATCGCCAAGCTCGAACTGGATGTCGTCATACACGCCGATCCAGCGCAGGCGGTCGCCGATCACGTCGGCCGAAGCCGAGCGGCGCAGCATGCCGTGGACGGTGTAGCCCTTCTCCAACAGCAGCTTGGCGAGGTACGCCCCGTCCTGACCGGTCACACCGGTGATCAAAGCCGTCTTAGCCATGCGTCTTCGCCGACTCCAGTAACAACGAAGGGTCCTGACTACACTATTGCCCGCGAATGGAAAGCAGCGCCGGCGATTTTC
The DNA window shown above is from Caulobacter sp. FWC26 and carries:
- the gmd gene encoding GDP-mannose 4,6-dehydratase, which gives rise to MAKTALITGVTGQDGAYLAKLLLEKGYTVHGMLRRSASADVIGDRLRWIGVYDDIQFELGDLLDAGGLARLVRRLQPDEVYNLAAQSFVGASWDQPHLTGSVTGLGTTNMLEAVRLECPQARFYQASSSEMYGLVQHPIQSETTPFYPRSPYAVAKLYAHWMTVNYRESFGLHASAGILFNHESPLRGIEFVTRKVTDAVAAIKLGQQKTVDLGNLDAQRDWGHAKDYVEAMWLMLQQETPDDYVVATGKTWTVRQMCEVAFAHVGLNYQDHVTVNPKFLRPAEVDLLLGDPAKAKAKLGWEPKTTMQEMIAEMVDADIARRSRN
- a CDS encoding acetyltransferase, with product MSATLDIGGVVIIGGGGHAKVAIESLRARGETVAAIVDADPTPRQVLGVPVVGDDLALPGLREKGFSRLFVAIGDNRLRQKLGRKAREQGFSLVNAIHPSAVISPTARLGEGIAVMAGVAINADSRIDDLAIINTGAVVDHDCRLAEACHLGPASALAGGVTVGERAFLGVGARAIPGVSIGADTIVGAGGVVVRDLPDAVLAIGVPAKIKGDRS
- a CDS encoding glycosyltransferase family 4 protein produces the protein MRIVLLSSIVPFINGGARFIVEWLEEKLVEAGHEVERFYLPFVDDPNEILHQIAAWRMMDLTQWCDRVICFRPPAYVVDHPNKVLWFIHHIRTFYDLWDTPYRGMPDDAHYRAVRDNLRALDTQAISEARAVFTNSQVVADRLKAFNGLDATPLYPPIYQPERFSHTGYGDEIVAISRLEPHKRQALMIEAMQYVKTGVKLRLAGTASSPEYGRQLVKMTHDLGVADRVILEDRWISEEEKADMLKQALAVAYLPKDEDSYGYPSLEGAHARKPVITTTDSGGVLELVEHGRNGLISAPDARALAEQFDRLHADKLAVAKMGTASLNRLAEMKIDWSTVVERLTS
- a CDS encoding DegT/DnrJ/EryC1/StrS aminotransferase family protein, encoding MSDLPRISVAAPRLDGNERDYVLECLDSTWISSAGRFITDFERAFADYCGVKHAIACNNGTTALHLALVAMGIGPGDEVIIPSLTYIASCNAVTYCGGTVVLVDNDPRTFNIDPALIEAKITPRTKAIMPVHLYGQVADMDPILEIAKKHGLMVIEDAAEAVGASYKGKMSGALGDCATFSFFGNKIITTGEGGMITTNNDELAATMRLYRSQGMDPNRRYWFPVVGFNYRMTNIQAAIGLAQLERVDEHLAAREKVVAWYEQKLARLGNRVIKPHVESTGRHVFWMYTVRLGEGLSTSRDQVIKDLEAMGIESRPVFHPMHIMPPYAHLATDDLKVAEACGADGLNLPTHAGLSEADIDRVVAALDQVLV